The region GACAAGAGATCAAACCCAATCACTAAAACACACGCTGGCAGGAAAAGTGCGGTTTCATGAATGCTGAAAACAAATAATGGATGCTCTTATTGGATCGCCGCCGGAATAAGAATGCAAAACATGTCCTTCCCAGTTTCATCTTTAAGCTCCCATTTTACTATGACACGAATCTGAAAAAGGATAAAaggttacaaaaataaaatcatcacGTCAAGTGCTCTTTTGCGTAAAAAGAGTCAAACGACAACTATATACTTGAACAATGAAAACAACTATATACTTGAACAATGAAAACATAACCAAGGGAGTTTCTAGCCAAAAACATTCTTTCCTTTTATAGCATTGGAAGCACTTTATTTAATAGAATATAGCTCTATGCCAGATAACTTTTTCTTCACCATAAAGTCGCTTTCTAAACACCTTAATCGGTTTGCAAATACAATATATATTTGTTAAAATGATATTCTTATCACTCAGCACCCTTAGAGAGGGTTTCAAAAGAGAACCCTATTGGGTGTTGTAAAACCCATTGGGATTTTAAGTTATACACTAATTGCGTTGAAGGTAAGTCTTTAAAGATTCCGAAGTATCATTCATTATATTCCCCAAATATTGGGTAAATCAAATACTACAAAGACCACATTCAAATGTTCTTCCAATCACCTTTTTACCTTTCCCTGATTGATGGTTGATTTAATGAATGATTCTCGAATCATTCATTTTGTTCCCCAGATTTTGGATGActcaaatactaaaaaaacctCATTCAAATGTTCTTCCAATCACACttttacttttctctgattGATGAATTTTTCCTTCTCAAGAGTTCATTTATTAAACGAGATTTTGTTTCACGGTATAATTTTCCACTCGGACACACGATCGTACATACATCTCCATTCCAACCAACTTCCACTATTATCCTATCTCATTCGGCTATCTAATTTGGTTTTAGAAGCCTCATTTGTAGATCAGAAACCACTAACAAGTATTTACATAATTACGACGTCCGTCACCTTTTGAAGCCTGACCTTGCTCAAAGATTCTTCCTCCACGTAGTCACCCTCCACGACAGTGTTAGAACGgtactttttgttttaccttCAACGCAAATTAGATACCAATAGCGAATACACGGACTAACTAGAGTTGCAAGTCACTCATAAGCAAGATGAGCATGGTCTAATAGTCTATTTccaatttgaaatattttactaGCCTCACACTTTTAATACTCATTCAGTCTTTACACTTGAATATTAACAATGAAGTTGTTAATACTTCAAAAGGCTTTAACGGTGTATTTCAAGAAGGATAAAAACCATAAAGATTAAGTTCTCAACCCCtcgaaattttaaacaaaaacaaaaaacgatgtCATACATTATGATCAGCTACATCATATAACCCCTCATCTTTGAACATGAACGTAGTCTAACAATTAACTCTTAGttgaattcttttgattaaACTCCCctaatcattttgatcaaatgaaaCGTAAATCAGTTTGGACAAAAGTTTCGAATCTTTCATCCATCAGCTGATTATGCTCAgacaaacaatttttacttgCAAGTCCCTCTGAAGGATGGAAATGGAATCAAAATTTAATCCTCTTTAAATGCACCGGAAGATACACCCACAACACATTTCGCTGCAAGGTATGAATGCTTGAGTAACACAAATCCAAGGATCAAATTTATGAATGTGTGCCGGTAATCTCAAAGCTAGTGATTTGTTTAACCACAAATGGGagttttgtgatatttcatAACGTAAATATGACCCAAGGAAGACAACATTGTGAATAACTTATGCCTTTTCTGGGTTATACTCTCCGTATTATCTAAAAAAACACGTACCTTTTAGGACACTAAAAAAGTGTTGGCTCAACACAATTGTATCACTTACTACTCAGAGTATTTTATACTTTCGGTTTTATAAGAAACACTATCCAAATCTAAAATTTACACCCAATCACCTCAGAAGGCAGAATATGCACCTCCTTTAAAGTCGTTTTAATATCCCTGTAGCAGATTAACATTAGAGATTTGAGTTAAGTCCTTTAAGAAGGTACGTGAATTACAGCAAAGGACCTCTAATTTTTGACGATTATGCAACCCTTTCGTttactcagtttttttttggttcttgcGCTTTTGTCTCGTTTGTTTTCAGGAAGAATTCATTGATTTTAACTGCATATGGTCCCTGTAGCttattattcatatttatttcttgatattctttAATATCCCTAGAGCTAGTATATTATTAggtcataaggaaagatttgaaAGAATGAGGAACTTCAAAGGAGGCGGAAAAGAGtaaagttttgaataaatacagatggaggaggagcgagCACTGTTGTGTCTCAGCGCAAACTCGGTGCTGCTTGGTGCGGCACCAAGTTTTTGTAGCAGCATTTTACATATtcacttcttttcttttttctaataaattattttttttacaagataaTTTTTCGAGATTTTCGTCTTCTGTTAaggttatattttgtttatctgTTCTAAAAATTATTACTATTTGGCTCATTAGAATCTTCCTCACCTTTGGATATATTTGCAAAATTTCAAGATCCGACTCATAATGATAAGTTTCTTCATTAACGACAGGGCACTTTATTCCAGATGAAATACATCCATTGTCATTAGGCAAGAGAAAAGGAAGAGGAATGCCACCTATGATTCCATGAACAACACTTGTCAGCTTGTTCGTATCCgttactataagaaaaaaaaaactaaatgtatAGAAAACTAATATTTGAAATGCTTT is a window of Artemia franciscana chromosome 7, ASM3288406v1, whole genome shotgun sequence DNA encoding:
- the LOC136029001 gene encoding NPC intracellular cholesterol transporter 2 homolog a-like, translating into MTTYLFSFLTIGFALGQTLYKDCGSINGKVRSVNVEGCSSGPICILKSGTNVTLNVEFEALTDTNKLTSVVHGIIGGIPLPFLLPNDNGCISSGIKCPVVNEETYHYESDLEILQIYPKIRVIVKWELKDETGKDMFCILIPAAIQ